A genomic window from Quercus lobata isolate SW786 chromosome 10, ValleyOak3.0 Primary Assembly, whole genome shotgun sequence includes:
- the LOC115966070 gene encoding F-box/FBD/LRR-repeat protein At1g13570-like, producing MEKSVLPLPSDKDLKDLICQLPDDILVHMLSFLTLEEAVRSSVLSHKWKHLWPFFSGSLNFDDPDTMWDIADKKKKMEFERNKFIKRVNRILKLLRGSNLDEFRICFEFNKDFKDLIDGWVDFAISKGVKRLELDFSPTWAYLGPKRYTFPHDRFSVGVSCIKSLTSLTLLYIHVTGELLEHFLSNCPLLERLYVSDSEDIVNLKIWGSTLRLKYLHIIHCSQFKSIEVFAPNLESFGLVGGIIETHVNYAPRLLDVHIGGCEPVKYAICPLSNYLPQLQSLVLNIYISPYVKLELPKFQTLTNLRHLKWKVIASDAESLIGLIPMIEAAPLLQKFNLELSWCKPLKKRELRKVKKHPNKHLKDVEIVGFVGRPIDIELTIYLLESAIKLEKIVIIPRNPALVGTPWEFDEIEKNERAIKAAKQLKKNLPLGAELLIL from the exons atggaGAAGTCAGTGCTGCCTCTGCCTTCTGACAAG GACTTGAAGGACCTGATATGCCAGTTGCCAGATGATATCCTTGTCCATATGTTGTCTTTCTTGACTTTGGAAGAAGCAGTCAGATCTAGTGTTCTTTCGCACAAATGGAAACATCTGTGGCCATTTTTCAGTGGTAGTTTAAACTTTGACGATCCAGATACAATGTGGGACATTgctgacaaaaagaaaaaaatggaattcGAAAGGAATAAGTTTATAAAAAGGGTGAACCGTATTCTAAAATTACTCCGAGGCTCAAATTTAGATGAATTCAGAATTTGTTTTGAGTTTAATAAAGATTTTAAAGATCTGATTGATGGATGGGTTGACTTTGCAATCTCAAAGGGAGTTAAGAGGCTTGAATTGGACTTTTCACCAACATGGGCATACCTTGGTCCAAAGCGTTATACATTTCCACATGATCGTTTTTCTGTTGGAGTATCTTGCATCAAGTCCCTAACGTCCCTCACTCTTCTATACATACATGTAACCGGCGAGCTTCTCGAGCATTTCCTTTCCAATTGTCCCCTGCTTGAAAGATTATACGTCAGCGATTCTGAAGACATAGTGAATCTGAAGATTTGGGGTTCAACACTGCGGTTGAAGTACTTACACATAATACATTGTTCCCAATTTAAAAGTATTGAGGTGTTTGCTCCAAATCTGGAGTCATTTGGGCTCGTTGGTGGGATAATAGAAACGCATGTTAATTATGCACCCCGTCTTCTAGATGTACATATAGGTGGATGCGAACCTGTGAAGTATGCAATTTGCCCTCTGTCAAACTACCTTCCTCAGCTACAGAGTTTGGTGCTGAATATTTATATCTCTCCTTAT GTAAAATTGGAActcccaaaatttcaaacattaACCAATCTTAGACACCTTAAATGGAAAGTTATTGCATCTGATGCAGAAAGCCTCATCGGTTTAATACCAATGATAGAAGCAGCACCTCTTTTACAGAAATTTAATTTGGAG TTGTCATGGTGTAAACccctaaaaaaaagagaattaagGAAGGTGAAGAAACATCCTAATAAGCATCTCAAAGACGTGGAAATAGTGGGATTTGTGGGGCGTCCAATCGACATTGAACTTACTATTTACTTGCTTGAAAGTGCCATCAAGCTTGAGAAGATTGTCATTATTCCTCGTAATCCGGCTCTTGTGGGAACCCCTTGGGAGTTTGATGAGATTGAGAAGAATGAACGTGCTATAAAAGCTGCCAAGCAGCTCAAGAAAAATCTACCCCTTGGAGCTGAATTACTTATTCTGTAG